Sequence from the Aquimarina sp. Aq107 genome:
GGAATACCAAAACCTTCGAATAATGATGGATAAACAAACAGCTCAGCTTTATTATATAATTCAACCAATTCTTCATCACTTAAATATCCAGCAAATTTTATCTTTTCTTTATTTTTTAAGTCAGGAATTTTTAAATCTGAAAAGGCAGTTCCTTTCGCTCCAACTATTATCAACTTATGCGGGATATCCAATTCATTAAAACTTTTAATTACACGTATCATGTTCTTCCTTGGATCTAGAGAAGAGACCATTAAAATTATAGGTTCTTTACTTATTTGTTTTTGTACAAATATTGATGACGGTGCAGCATATACTACATTAATTTTCTCAGATAATATGTTATAAGTCTTAATAAGATCATTTTTTACATAATTACTATCAGTAATGATATGTTTTGAATTTTTTAAACTTCTAGGTATAAATAAATTATAAGTCAATTGAAAACTTTTAGAGAACCACTCTGGATGATGCTTAAACGCAAGATCATAAACCATCATGATTTTATTTCTATACCTAATAGGTCCAATTCCTACAAAATTGATTAGTAAAGGAGTACCTCTTCTTTTTAA
This genomic interval carries:
- a CDS encoding glycosyltransferase family 1 protein, which encodes MIYINARFLTQKVTGVQRYAIEICKLLPKEILGKKIVFLAPQKARLNPLFKEFNSITVGKLEGQLWEQIDLPLFLKRRGTPLLINFVGIGPIRYRNKIMMVYDLAFKHHPEWFSKSFQLTYNLFIPRSLKNSKHIITDSNYVKNDLIKTYNILSEKINVVYAAPSSIFVQKQISKEPIILMVSSLDPRKNMIRVIKSFNELDIPHKLIIVGAKGTAFSDLKIPDLKNKEKIKFAGYLSDEELVELYNKAELFVYPSLFEGFGIPPLEAQKCGTPCLVSNVTSLPEVYEDSVAYCNPNSVSDIKNKILEVLNNDTKRDFLVSKGFINANKYTWNKSAEDFILIIKNNIS